In Exiguobacterium acetylicum, the genomic stretch ATGAAAGTCGCTAAGGATTAACTGTCCACCGGGTCGCAAGATTGTAAAGAGAATTTGCAGAAAACGCTCGAGATCCGCAAAGTAATGCAAAATCCCGCCTTCTAAGTAGAGGAGATCAAACGTATTGCGATATCGTTCAAGATCAATCGCATATAGATCGCTGACGACATAGTGGATTGATGTCTCAGCATGCTGCGCCAGTTCAAGCGCATACTTGGCATTCTCCTCTGAGATATCAAACACGGTGACGTCTGCCCCGAGTAACGCTAACGGCACCGCCTTGCGTCCGTTCGAACCATAGATGTTCGCAATCGTCTTCCCGGCGACGTCTTCGAAATGACGACGATGCTTCTTCAAACATGCGGCTGGATCTTGTTTGATGATCGCCGCATATTCTGCCGGTGTTCCATCGCGTTTCTCCCAAAATTCATACGCCCGGTACTCCCACGCTTGTTTGTTGATTCGACTTTGCTCCTGCATCACTGTTCCCCCTTTGACGGTCAAAAAACCAGTCGAACATCGTCCGACTGGTTGGTTGTCTTACATATTCATCAGACGGAGGTACGCATCGATGAAGCCCATGATGTCACCATCCATTGCTCCTTGCGTGTTCCCGACTTCGTAGTTCGTCCGGTGATCCTTGACCATGCTGTATGGGTGGAAGACGTACGAACGGATTTGGCTACCCCATGCGATATCCGATTTTTCACCACGGATTTCGTCGAGTTTCTTTTGTTGCTCTTCGATTTCGCGTTGGTAGAGTTTCGCTTTCAACATCTTCATTGCCGCTTCACGGTTTTTGATCTGCGACCGTTCTTGTTGACATGAGACGACGACACCTGTCGGAACGTGGGTGATCCGGACAGCCGAGTCCGTCGTATTGATGTGCTGCCCACCGGCACCAGAGGCACGGTACGTATCGATCCGTAAATCTTCCGTACGGACTTCGATGTCGATGTCATCGTTGAATTCCGGC encodes the following:
- a CDS encoding class I SAM-dependent methyltransferase, translated to MQEQSRINKQAWEYRAYEFWEKRDGTPAEYAAIIKQDPAACLKKHRRHFEDVAGKTIANIYGSNGRKAVPLALLGADVTVFDISEENAKYALELAQHAETSIHYVVSDLYAIDLERYRNTFDLLYLEGGILHYFADLERFLQILFTILRPGGQLILSDFHPVGRWIDADLTYRPRYFDQALQAGDLAYKTHFTDEEQVDFPDVSVRYFTLSEILNGVIATRFTLERFDEHRGWNGENIPSEFTLLATKPLEGSNS